One Neodiprion pinetum isolate iyNeoPine1 chromosome 1, iyNeoPine1.2, whole genome shotgun sequence genomic window carries:
- the LOC124211929 gene encoding zinc finger protein ZFP2-like isoform X3, with translation MEGTANEEKELVEMCRLCAKTGLGYIPIFADKNSAVAEKISRCLPIIVLMTDELPLFLASLNKPDCSGAKSDTEEIAQEVTVKIDSSQLSKQYIEEFDESLKVPIKCDLCDKIFEDMNIFDTHIEEDHLLEWPCNFCDNSYRESRDLLAHKETSHYGEITTCANCTNRKANNSLAVCKSESMDLSDVHEERLGTASETVTPEIKLAKNSLEVMCKVCKITVENSKLLPKHYSIHRRKIARCHTCQTRCHSVYDLFLHKRSAHNMYKKVNLRFVCDMCDKIFSNSSQWQHHMDKACPRKFSVHSCKYCKNSFSTHHKLTYHLRKHKKEMLDDPDVTVYKCVACPKVFVDQQFYQKHRNVHDPECWDKFKCTLCNRSFRDRVRLKEHNQSVHEGVRPHQCDVCGRMFHRSSNMKAHRMKHFGHKCSQCEEIFQTVRLLTNHMQDVHKIEVNLKNPAKKYSSSCYVCRFCGKQLATNQSILDHERIHTGEKPYSCNLCDKTFRSYTARWAHVQRHKKGSYVCEHCGKCFSYKQNLTTHVQIHVPNEERKHPCSKCGKRFLRKAHLNVHMRIHDGVRPYACDICLFRFTQLGDMKRHRARHANGEVRLSFPRRKTVQEDLQIDGYGAAAQKL, from the exons ATGGAAGGGACAGCTAATGAAGAGAAAGAATTAGTGGAAATGTGCCGCTTGTGCGCCAAAACTGGTTTGGGATATATTCCAATTTTCGCTGACAAGAATTCTGCAGTCGCTGAAAAAATAAGCAGATGTCTACCTATAATT gtGCTGATGACTGATGAGTTACCATTATTT TTGGCATCATTGAATAAACCAGATTGTTCTGGTGCGAAAAGCGATACAGAAGAAATAGCACAAGAAGTTACAGTTAAAATAGATAGTAGTCAGCTATCCAAACAATACATAGAAGAATTTGACGAAAGTTTAAAAGTTCCGATAAAATGTGACCTGTGTGACAAGATATTCGAggatatgaatatatttgataCCCACATTGAAGAGGATCATCTATTGGAATGGCCATGTAATTTTTGCGACAATAGTTACCGAGAGTCCAGAGATCTGTTGGCGCATAAAGAAACCAGTCATTACGGGGAAATCACAACCTGTGCAAACTGTACCAATCGAAAAGCCAACAATTCACTAGCTGTATGTAAATCTGAATCAATGGATTTATCAGATGTTCACGAGGAACGTTTAGGCACTGCATCAGAGACGGTGACACCAGAAATAAAACTGGCTAAAAATTCTCTGGAAGTAATGTGCAAAGTATGCAAAATTACCGTAGAAAATTCAAAGCTCCTTCCTAAGCATTACAGTATTCACAGAAGGAAAATTGCCAGATGCCATACCTGCCAAACACGGTGTCATTCAGTCTATGACTTGTTTTTACACAAAAGGTCGGCTCATAATATGTACAAAAAAGTTAACTTAAGGTTTGTATGCGACATgtgtgataaaatattttcaaacagttcACAATGGCAACACCACATGGATAAGGCATGTCCTAGAAAGTTTTCTGTTCATTCTTGCAagtattgtaaaaacagtttttcaacACATCACAAACTTACGTATCATCTTAGG AAACATAAAAAGGAAATGCTGGACGATCCTGATGTAACTGTATATAAATGTGTCGCATGTCCTAAAGTATTTGTGGACCAACAATTTTACCAGAAACATAGAAAT GTACACGATCCAGAATGCTGGGACAAGTTCAAATGCACCCTATGCAATCGATCTTTTAGAGACAGAGTTAGATTGAAAGAACACAATCAATCTGTTCATGAAGGAGTTAGACCTCATCAATGCGATGTTTGTGGTCGTATGTTTCATCGTTCATCTAACATG AAGGCTCATAGAATGAAACATTTTGGCCATAAGTGCTCCCAGTGTGAAGAAATATTCCAAACTGTACGTCTACTTACCAATCATATGCAGGACGTTCataaaattgaagtaaatttaaaaaacccTGCAAAAAAATACAGTAGTAGTTGCTACGTTTGTAGATTTTGTGGGAAACAACTTGCCACCAATCAGTCGATCCTTGATCACGAACGCATTCACACTGGTGAAAAACCCTACAGCTGTAATTTGTGCGATAAGACTTTCAG AAGTTATACCGCCAGATGGGCTCATGTTCAACGCCATAAAAAAGGAAGTTACGTATGTGAGCATTGCGGCAAATGCTTCAG TTACAAACAGAACTTGACCACCCATGTGCAAATACATGTTCCCAATGAAGAACGGAAGCACCCATGTTCAAAATGCGGCAAACGTTTCCTGAGGAAGGCGCACCTCAATGTGCACATGCGTATTCATGACGGAGTGCGTCCCTATGCTTGTGACATCTGTTTGTTTAGGTTTACACAATTAGGAGACATGAAACGGCATCGTGCGAGACACGCAAATGGTGAAGTTCGCTTGAGTTTTCCCAGAAGGAAAACAGTGCAAGAAGATTTGCAAATCGATGGATATGGTGCTGCAGCACAGAAACtttaa
- the LOC124211929 gene encoding zinc finger protein ZFP2-like isoform X2: MEGTANEEKELVEMCRLCAKTGLGYIPIFADKNSAVAEKISRCLPIIVLMTDELPLFVCQNCFSYLNISYKLIVDSIKTDTLLRSQLASLNKPDCSGAKSDTEEIAQEVTVKIDSSQLSKQYIEEFDESLKVPIKCDLCDKIFEDMNIFDTHIEEDHLLEWPCNFCDNSYRESRDLLAHKETSHYGEITTCANCTNRKANNSLAVCKSESMDLSDVHEERLGTASETVTPEIKLAKNSLEVMCKVCKITVENSKLLPKHYSIHRRKIARCHTCQTRCHSVYDLFLHKSSQWQHHMDKACPRKFSVHSCKYCKNSFSTHHKLTYHLRKHKKEMLDDPDVTVYKCVACPKVFVDQQFYQKHRNVHDPECWDKFKCTLCNRSFRDRVRLKEHNQSVHEGVRPHQCDVCGRMFHRSSNMKAHRMKHFGHKCSQCEEIFQTVRLLTNHMQDVHKIEVNLKNPAKKYSSSCYVCRFCGKQLATNQSILDHERIHTGEKPYSCNLCDKTFRSYTARWAHVQRHKKGSYVCEHCGKCFSYKQNLTTHVQIHVPNEERKHPCSKCGKRFLRKAHLNVHMRIHDGVRPYACDICLFRFTQLGDMKRHRARHANGEVRLSFPRRKTVQEDLQIDGYGAAAQKL, translated from the exons ATGGAAGGGACAGCTAATGAAGAGAAAGAATTAGTGGAAATGTGCCGCTTGTGCGCCAAAACTGGTTTGGGATATATTCCAATTTTCGCTGACAAGAATTCTGCAGTCGCTGAAAAAATAAGCAGATGTCTACCTATAATT gtGCTGATGACTGATGAGTTACCATTATTTGTATGCCAAAACTGCTTTTCTTACTTGAACATTAGTTATAAACTAATTGTCGATTCTATAAAAACTGATACTCTTTTGCGATCACAGTTGGCATCATTGAATAAACCAGATTGTTCTGGTGCGAAAAGCGATACAGAAGAAATAGCACAAGAAGTTACAGTTAAAATAGATAGTAGTCAGCTATCCAAACAATACATAGAAGAATTTGACGAAAGTTTAAAAGTTCCGATAAAATGTGACCTGTGTGACAAGATATTCGAggatatgaatatatttgataCCCACATTGAAGAGGATCATCTATTGGAATGGCCATGTAATTTTTGCGACAATAGTTACCGAGAGTCCAGAGATCTGTTGGCGCATAAAGAAACCAGTCATTACGGGGAAATCACAACCTGTGCAAACTGTACCAATCGAAAAGCCAACAATTCACTAGCTGTATGTAAATCTGAATCAATGGATTTATCAGATGTTCACGAGGAACGTTTAGGCACTGCATCAGAGACGGTGACACCAGAAATAAAACTGGCTAAAAATTCTCTGGAAGTAATGTGCAAAGTATGCAAAATTACCGTAGAAAATTCAAAGCTCCTTCCTAAGCATTACAGTATTCACAGAAGGAAAATTGCCAGATGCCATACCTGCCAAACACGGTGTCATTCAGTCTATGACTTGTTTTTACACAAAAG ttcACAATGGCAACACCACATGGATAAGGCATGTCCTAGAAAGTTTTCTGTTCATTCTTGCAagtattgtaaaaacagtttttcaacACATCACAAACTTACGTATCATCTTAGG AAACATAAAAAGGAAATGCTGGACGATCCTGATGTAACTGTATATAAATGTGTCGCATGTCCTAAAGTATTTGTGGACCAACAATTTTACCAGAAACATAGAAAT GTACACGATCCAGAATGCTGGGACAAGTTCAAATGCACCCTATGCAATCGATCTTTTAGAGACAGAGTTAGATTGAAAGAACACAATCAATCTGTTCATGAAGGAGTTAGACCTCATCAATGCGATGTTTGTGGTCGTATGTTTCATCGTTCATCTAACATG AAGGCTCATAGAATGAAACATTTTGGCCATAAGTGCTCCCAGTGTGAAGAAATATTCCAAACTGTACGTCTACTTACCAATCATATGCAGGACGTTCataaaattgaagtaaatttaaaaaacccTGCAAAAAAATACAGTAGTAGTTGCTACGTTTGTAGATTTTGTGGGAAACAACTTGCCACCAATCAGTCGATCCTTGATCACGAACGCATTCACACTGGTGAAAAACCCTACAGCTGTAATTTGTGCGATAAGACTTTCAG AAGTTATACCGCCAGATGGGCTCATGTTCAACGCCATAAAAAAGGAAGTTACGTATGTGAGCATTGCGGCAAATGCTTCAG TTACAAACAGAACTTGACCACCCATGTGCAAATACATGTTCCCAATGAAGAACGGAAGCACCCATGTTCAAAATGCGGCAAACGTTTCCTGAGGAAGGCGCACCTCAATGTGCACATGCGTATTCATGACGGAGTGCGTCCCTATGCTTGTGACATCTGTTTGTTTAGGTTTACACAATTAGGAGACATGAAACGGCATCGTGCGAGACACGCAAATGGTGAAGTTCGCTTGAGTTTTCCCAGAAGGAAAACAGTGCAAGAAGATTTGCAAATCGATGGATATGGTGCTGCAGCACAGAAACtttaa
- the LOC138191415 gene encoding telomere zinc finger-associated protein-like, protein MQSRLKPNYSPDVKFCNLRDEEKADEVKDSSEETGYSTDSLDCEIIWVQKSTSPDSTVDQVVNELDINRDRNADQGEETKINKDFVDIPPPDLNAKPVVSNSVSVKSQNVDDIISTFNNNLSEKPSKKRSRKRKDTKKRKEKEHPYKCGACKKSLSSLNKLELHLSGHVKRSKFETEIYKNAFLALQKLNYKNHRTKVEKGFICEFCNQACSGRWALFYHNIFAHSNQRPYHCKFCPNNYKRPEHLKRHMATEHGRQLD, encoded by the exons ATGCAGTCGCGATTGAAGCCTAATTACTCTCCAGAT GTAAAGTTCTGCAATCTGCGAGACGAGGAAAAAGCAGATGAAGTCAAAGATTCAAGTGAAGAAACTGGATACTCCACAGATTCATTGGACTGTGAAATAATTTGGGTACAAAAATCCACATCTCCAGATTCTACCGTTGATCAAGTAGTGAACGAACTAGATATTAACAGAGATAGGAATGCCGACCAAGGAGAGgagacaaaaataaataaggaCTTTGTGGACATTCCACCACCAGATCTAAATGCAAAGCCAGTTGTTTCAAATTCAGTCAGTGTAAAGTCACAAAACGTAGATGATATTATTAGTAcgttcaataataatttaagcGAAAAACCTTCCAAGAAACGGTCGCGAAAGCGTAAAGACacaaagaaaaggaaagaaaaagaacatcCGTACAAATGTGGCGCTTGTAAAAAGTCACTATCATCGTTGAATAAATTGGAATTACATTTGTCAGGTCATGTGAAACGAAGCAAATTCGAAacagaaatttataaaaacgcCTTCTTAgctttacaaaaattgaattacaaaaatcatagaacaaaagtagaaaaagggtttatttgtgaattttgcaaTCAAGCATGTTCAGGCCGATGGGCGCTTTTTTATCACAATATATTCGCTCATTCCAACCAAAGACCTTACCATTGTAAGTTTTGTCCAAACAATTATAAGAGACCAGAGCATTTAAAACGTCATATGGCAACGGAACATGGCAGGCAGTTGGATTGA
- the LOC124211929 gene encoding zinc finger protein ZFP2-like isoform X1, whose protein sequence is MEGTANEEKELVEMCRLCAKTGLGYIPIFADKNSAVAEKISRCLPIIVLMTDELPLFVCQNCFSYLNISYKLIVDSIKTDTLLRSQLASLNKPDCSGAKSDTEEIAQEVTVKIDSSQLSKQYIEEFDESLKVPIKCDLCDKIFEDMNIFDTHIEEDHLLEWPCNFCDNSYRESRDLLAHKETSHYGEITTCANCTNRKANNSLAVCKSESMDLSDVHEERLGTASETVTPEIKLAKNSLEVMCKVCKITVENSKLLPKHYSIHRRKIARCHTCQTRCHSVYDLFLHKRSAHNMYKKVNLRFVCDMCDKIFSNSSQWQHHMDKACPRKFSVHSCKYCKNSFSTHHKLTYHLRKHKKEMLDDPDVTVYKCVACPKVFVDQQFYQKHRNVHDPECWDKFKCTLCNRSFRDRVRLKEHNQSVHEGVRPHQCDVCGRMFHRSSNMKAHRMKHFGHKCSQCEEIFQTVRLLTNHMQDVHKIEVNLKNPAKKYSSSCYVCRFCGKQLATNQSILDHERIHTGEKPYSCNLCDKTFRSYTARWAHVQRHKKGSYVCEHCGKCFSYKQNLTTHVQIHVPNEERKHPCSKCGKRFLRKAHLNVHMRIHDGVRPYACDICLFRFTQLGDMKRHRARHANGEVRLSFPRRKTVQEDLQIDGYGAAAQKL, encoded by the exons ATGGAAGGGACAGCTAATGAAGAGAAAGAATTAGTGGAAATGTGCCGCTTGTGCGCCAAAACTGGTTTGGGATATATTCCAATTTTCGCTGACAAGAATTCTGCAGTCGCTGAAAAAATAAGCAGATGTCTACCTATAATT gtGCTGATGACTGATGAGTTACCATTATTTGTATGCCAAAACTGCTTTTCTTACTTGAACATTAGTTATAAACTAATTGTCGATTCTATAAAAACTGATACTCTTTTGCGATCACAGTTGGCATCATTGAATAAACCAGATTGTTCTGGTGCGAAAAGCGATACAGAAGAAATAGCACAAGAAGTTACAGTTAAAATAGATAGTAGTCAGCTATCCAAACAATACATAGAAGAATTTGACGAAAGTTTAAAAGTTCCGATAAAATGTGACCTGTGTGACAAGATATTCGAggatatgaatatatttgataCCCACATTGAAGAGGATCATCTATTGGAATGGCCATGTAATTTTTGCGACAATAGTTACCGAGAGTCCAGAGATCTGTTGGCGCATAAAGAAACCAGTCATTACGGGGAAATCACAACCTGTGCAAACTGTACCAATCGAAAAGCCAACAATTCACTAGCTGTATGTAAATCTGAATCAATGGATTTATCAGATGTTCACGAGGAACGTTTAGGCACTGCATCAGAGACGGTGACACCAGAAATAAAACTGGCTAAAAATTCTCTGGAAGTAATGTGCAAAGTATGCAAAATTACCGTAGAAAATTCAAAGCTCCTTCCTAAGCATTACAGTATTCACAGAAGGAAAATTGCCAGATGCCATACCTGCCAAACACGGTGTCATTCAGTCTATGACTTGTTTTTACACAAAAGGTCGGCTCATAATATGTACAAAAAAGTTAACTTAAGGTTTGTATGCGACATgtgtgataaaatattttcaaacagttcACAATGGCAACACCACATGGATAAGGCATGTCCTAGAAAGTTTTCTGTTCATTCTTGCAagtattgtaaaaacagtttttcaacACATCACAAACTTACGTATCATCTTAGG AAACATAAAAAGGAAATGCTGGACGATCCTGATGTAACTGTATATAAATGTGTCGCATGTCCTAAAGTATTTGTGGACCAACAATTTTACCAGAAACATAGAAAT GTACACGATCCAGAATGCTGGGACAAGTTCAAATGCACCCTATGCAATCGATCTTTTAGAGACAGAGTTAGATTGAAAGAACACAATCAATCTGTTCATGAAGGAGTTAGACCTCATCAATGCGATGTTTGTGGTCGTATGTTTCATCGTTCATCTAACATG AAGGCTCATAGAATGAAACATTTTGGCCATAAGTGCTCCCAGTGTGAAGAAATATTCCAAACTGTACGTCTACTTACCAATCATATGCAGGACGTTCataaaattgaagtaaatttaaaaaacccTGCAAAAAAATACAGTAGTAGTTGCTACGTTTGTAGATTTTGTGGGAAACAACTTGCCACCAATCAGTCGATCCTTGATCACGAACGCATTCACACTGGTGAAAAACCCTACAGCTGTAATTTGTGCGATAAGACTTTCAG AAGTTATACCGCCAGATGGGCTCATGTTCAACGCCATAAAAAAGGAAGTTACGTATGTGAGCATTGCGGCAAATGCTTCAG TTACAAACAGAACTTGACCACCCATGTGCAAATACATGTTCCCAATGAAGAACGGAAGCACCCATGTTCAAAATGCGGCAAACGTTTCCTGAGGAAGGCGCACCTCAATGTGCACATGCGTATTCATGACGGAGTGCGTCCCTATGCTTGTGACATCTGTTTGTTTAGGTTTACACAATTAGGAGACATGAAACGGCATCGTGCGAGACACGCAAATGGTGAAGTTCGCTTGAGTTTTCCCAGAAGGAAAACAGTGCAAGAAGATTTGCAAATCGATGGATATGGTGCTGCAGCACAGAAACtttaa
- the LOC124211963 gene encoding uncharacterized protein, producing the protein MTWSSTDTLMPAYVDLSDSVRKLPDLPETSIPEIEDANFFKKPTLPPMQQIQTETTGLLEGQGVDQSLLEIQENTSEQLPEPPQEVALTPTKRTRSSPGIDGHKTPTKKRRELDTEPGSVLTPVLPRIEQPSDSFTLQSLITDGQEGKKTNQRSKRSKITDEITQIPPPRLDIFIQSVRNDIIQLPKQTANKLLTIPSTNSRHWGKGLLDLYESMLLNPMSHSAVESIANPEVVLGPVSVIHTTTDVTADGFPIHGTLLENTSKTNGTKTFEQISIDQTIQMPPTESWPINVTNDFSEPLPETSVKQPHATSKMISDHPHSEIIKTVYGDWLENGEDGNFRVPLTDKGIERSPTVEVRVARYQSRSSKTSSGSTILSTANLVKSNLLGYLHAFWSTNQVLTFKDLVPISTSTTKDAIRMFSSLLELHKSKQVKLLQAEPYGHIYIQEYSMY; encoded by the exons ATGACTTGGAGTAGTACTGATACCTTGATGCCTGCATATGT GGATTTATCAGATTCAGTTAGGAAGTTACCTGATCTACCTGAAACTTCCATACCAGAAATTGAAGAtgcaaactttttcaaaaaaccaACCCTTCCGCCTATGCAGCAAATCCAAACTGAAACTACAGGTTTGCTAGAAGGCCAAGGAGTAGATCAATCGCTACTCGAAATACAAG AAAATACATCTGAACAATTACCTGAACCACCTCAGGAAGTTGCTTTGACACCAACTAAACGCACCCGATCGTCACCTGGTATTGATGGCCACAAAACACCCACCAAGAAAAGACGC GAATTGGATACTGAACCTGGTAGTGTCTTGACACCAGTACTGCCTCGAATTGAGCAACCAAGTGACAGTTTTACTCTGCAATCATTGATCACTGATGGTCAAGAGggcaaaaaaacaaaccagCGTTCTAAGAGGAGTAAAATCACTGATGAAATTACTCAGATACCACCTCCCAGACTGGacattttcattcaatcg gTCCGTAATGATATAATTCAACTCCCAAAGCAAACTGCCAATAAATTGCTCACGATCCCATCAACGAACTCTAGACACTGGGGGAAAGGATTACTCGATTTGTACGAAAGCATGTTGTTGAACCCTATGAGTCATAGTG CTGTAGAATCGATAGCGAACCCAGAAGTGGTACTTGGACCAGTCTCTGTAATTCACACAACTACAGATGTCACTGCGGATGGCTTCCCTATTCATGGAACATTGTTGGAAAACACGTCAAAAACTAACGGAACTAAAacttttgaacaaatttcaattgacCAGACCATTCAGATGCCCCCAACTGAAAGCTGGCCAATCAATGTGAcaaatgatttttctgaaCCGTTGCCGGAAACATCTGTCAAACAGCCACACGCTACTTCGAAAATGATCAGCGATCATCCTCATTCAGAGATCATTAAGACCGTTTACGG TGATTGGTTGGAAAATGGGGAAGATGGCAATTTTAGAGTTCCGTTGACGGACAAAGGCATTGAAAGAAGTCCTACAGTAGAAGTCCGAGTGGCCAGATACCAATCCAGAAGCAGTAAGACTTCTTCCGg ATCAACTATCCTGTCCACAGCCAATTTGGTAAAGTCCAATTTACTTGGATACCTTCATGCTTTCTGGTCAACCAATCAGGTCTTAACATTCAAAGATCTTGTCCCGATTTCGACTAGTACGACAAAAGATGCTATTCGAATGTTCTCGTCTCTACTTG AACTGCATAAATCAAAACAAGTGAAACTGCTTCAAGCTGAACCCTATGGACATATTTACATCCAGGAGTATTCTATGTactaa
- the LOC138190739 gene encoding uncharacterized protein: protein MRIALRRFREPGSLLPGFCAPGPLPGATRLPGQALLFSALQVHYLVKLDFQERALRSFCAPGGPPGETRLPGQALRIFCAPGPLPRETRLSEDEEDEENKMDEKDEDLCTESPSMERSADSEGSLLDVDETLERSKEVLGSPFYEEKLRQLSTGQLTELLGEMESLVGALSETLIAEYYYY, encoded by the exons atgagaatcgcgctccgcagatttcgagaaCCGGGTTCTCTACTTCCTGGTTTCTGCGCTCCGGGGccgcttcctggtgcaactcgacttccaggacaagcgctcctattttctgcgctccaggtccactacctggtgaaactcgactttcaggaacgagcgctccgtagtttctgcgctccaggtggcccacctggtgaaactcgacttccaggacaagcgctccgtattttctgcgctccaggtccactacctcgtgaaactcgactctcggaggacgaggaagacgaggagaacaagatggacgagaaggacgaggatttgtgcacg GAAAGTCCGTCAATGGAACGGTCTGCTGACTCCGAAGGATCTCTACTGGATGTGGATGAAACTTTGGAAAGAAGTAAGGAGGTTCTAGGATCACCATTCTACGAAGAAA AACTGCGTCAGCTGTCAACTGGCCAATTAACAGAGCTTCTCGGTGAAATGGAATCCTTGGTCGGAGCGCTCAGCGAAACTTTAATAGCtgagtattattattattaa
- the Inos gene encoding inositol-3-phosphate synthase 1-A, with the protein MEKMKIHVKSPNVKYTEEFLEADYEYHTTKVTKTDDKVLKYTVSPVATKLKIRTKLNVPKLGVMLVGWGGNNGTTITAALLANKKKLTWNTKDGIKKANWYGSITQSSTVKLGNSDGEDVYVPMSWMLPMVDPDQIEIDGWDISNLNLADAMERAKVIDYNLQIQLKAEMAEMKPRRSLYYPDFIAANQEDRANNIISGSKTEQLNLIRRDISEFKTTKNVDKIIIVWTANTERFTEIIPGVNDTGENLLKSIKENHSEISPSTMFAVAAALEGCTYINGSPQNTFVPGAIDLAEKHKTFIAGDDFKSGQTKLKSVLVDFLVSAGIKPVSIVSYNHLGNNDGYNLSAPQQFRSKEISKSNVVDDMVHSNSILYEPGEKPDHCVVIKYVPYVGDSKRALDEYTSEIMLGGHNTLVVHNTCEDSLLASPIILDLVILAELFSRVSFAENESENKNFIAFHPILSVLSYLCKAPLVPQGAPVINALFKQRAAIENILRACLSLPPENSMLLEHRVHFAKKL; encoded by the exons atggaaaaaatgaagattCATGTCAAAAGTCCGAACGTCAAATACACCGAGGAATTCCTTGAGGCTGACTACGAATACCATACAACGAAAGTCACGAAAACTGATGATAAGGTGCTCAAATACACG GTATCTCCTGTAGCCACCAAGCTGAAAATAAGAACAAAATTAAATGTACCAAAACTTGGTGTTATGTTGGTTGGTTGGGGTGGCAATAATGGCACAACAATAACTGCAGCACTGTTGGCAAATAAGAAAAAACTCACTTGGAACACTAAAGATGGCATCAAGAAAGCGAACTG GTATGGCTCTATTACACAATCTTCAACCGTGAAACTTGGAAACTCTGATGGCGAAGATGTTTATGTACCGATGTCATGGATGTTGCCGATGGTGGACCCTGACCAGATTGAAATTGATGGTTGGGATATTTCTAACCTGAATTTAGCTGATGCCATGGAACGTGCAAAAGTAATCGATTACAATTTGCAAATCCAATTAAAGGCTGAAATGGCAGAGATGAAACCTCGCAGGAGCTTGTATTATCCTGATTTCATCGCGGCAAATCAG gAGGATCGAGCAAACAATATCATATCAGGATCTAAGACGGAACAATTGAACTTGATAAGAAGAGACATATCTGAATTCAAAACTACCAAAAATGtagataaaataattatagtcTGGACTGCCAATACCGAGAGGTTTACAGAAATTATACCAGGAGTTAACGATactggtgaaaatttgttaaaatcaataaaagaaaatcactCAGAAATTAGTCCAAGTACTATGTTCGCCGTTGCTGCTGCTTTAGAAGGA TGCACCTACATAAACGGATCTCcacaaaatacttttgtacCTGGGGCGATCGACCTTGCTGAAAAGCACAAGACTTTTATAGCTGGTGATGACTTCAAATCGGGCCAAACAAAATTGAAGTCAGTATTGGTTGACTTCTTAGTTTCTGCTGGCATCAAACCAGTATCAATAGTGAGCTATAATCATCTTGGAAATAACGATGGCTACAACTTGTCAGCACCACAACAGTTCCGATCCAAAGAA ATCTCAAAGAGCAACGTAGTCGATGATATGGTTCATTCAAACAGTATTCTCTATGAGCCAGGGGAAAAACCTGATCATTGTGTCGTTATTAAATATGTTCCATATGTTG GTGATAGCAAACGTGCCCTTGATGAGTACACCTCGGAAATAATGCTAGGTGGCCACAACACACTTGTAGTGCACAACACTTGTGAAGATTCACTGTTGGCCAGCCCTATTATACTGGATTTAGTTATTTTAGCTGAACTTTTTTCACGCGTTTCTTTCGCAGAGAATGAATCtgagaacaaaaatttcattgcattTCATCCTATACTTTCAGTTCTATCCTACTTGTGTAAAGCGCCACTTGTGCCTCAAGGTGCTCCAGTGATTAATGCTTTATTCAAGCAACGAGCTGCAATAGAGAATATCTTAAGAGCTTGTCTGTCATTACCACCTGAAAATAGTATGCTTTTGGAGCATAGAGTacattttgcaaaaaaattatga